The Anas platyrhynchos isolate ZD024472 breed Pekin duck chromosome Z, IASCAAS_PekinDuck_T2T, whole genome shotgun sequence genome includes a window with the following:
- the HAUS6 gene encoding HAUS augmin-like complex subunit 6 isoform X2 codes for MKGGGRPAARWRRRPGRGSTASRTTLPSGQRAESAANQNAAGRSMFDAPNAAAFHVVAQFLFSKLDPVRAAKVFRDCLLPEQITRDTEFRKQCCSWLKDIANESKNYLPPIVTSSFLSPAGSKFIHLMYRFARYVMIKNLKKNSVGSDTSSTEAVNLIPEDMRKAKARCNVARNKLLRILQKKDVIIREYNKKSQLLIKEIKQTKSEYAYHQQQLLKMRLNGKNKNDKTERIQKVRSMWTFVMDTLTSLKKEIEIVDSVIEGRVDLYTLTGTNVNVPQLLADRVESEIHEVCTGNLYEGENLNFLTVIQLLNGALRILRDECCQFESKHFTDIKNTSEFQNKILLNLKAVRQKIEEQHCKSLRELISGKQKELEMKWKSHLDQCPYSLKRGQDPDLDLLEAVSCFFHPAEEAYKDTVSFQLEIPLLDIYDSICEKNYQKDEETSGSMMDNSTLQPTRWISSVSLDLSGASESKDMLIEKDFRTETYNGKEKPVTPKISEEMEDLIISVEENTVTCTRSAVQKEDLLKKATEELAEEVAKTVTSESPQSGGGKGITLEDLISSQAFNPFLTRQQIPRTPENLLTEIRSSWRKAIQTDESPDVELAPAEVMTEESPMDASTTVQNETDTTLVRSTSASPVFDFDSTSTEFKAQNQMRKSNISGCPVWETSGVQENEGDKEQELERTVLSRISVDKTEEPASLDVENSINTPDKFSERNSRINTVPSNQLWDSLVDRILQWDAPSVLMSDSCEVTEAGILHETLPKEFDSIDPNKSTSSESDCDVLNSKDIPGSTKIKGCVEELNIDRLSLVSRYEMLKENASGNREKLHHTHAGDESVSYISDLNLRPEKERDDLCSTRDLFSLDEEFTKAPSPLSFPKGNNSLSPLLMFTQDLEEMASKIHKISSNLVRKLKGEEQLNEKLHTQESSSGQNL; via the exons atgaagggaggggggagacCGGCcgcaagatggcggcggcgcccTGGCAGAGGGAGCACCGCCTCCCGGACTACACTTCCCAGCGGGCAGCGCGCCGAGAGCGCGGCCAATCAGAACGCGGCGGGGAG GTCCATGTTCGATGCGCCCAACGCGGCTGCCTTCCACGTCGTCGCCCAGTTCCTGTTCAGCAAGCTGGATCCAGTGCGCGCAGCCAAAGTGTTCAG GGATTGTTTGTTACCAGAACAAATAACCAGAGATACTGAATTTAGGAAGCAATGTTGTTCATGGCTAAAAGATATCGCA aatgaaagcaaaaactATCTTCCTCCAATTGTgacttcttcatttctttctcctgctgGTTCTAAATTTATTCACCTAATGTATCGGTTTGCAAGATACGTAATGATTAAGAACCTGAAAAAGAACTCTGTAG GCAGCGATACATCTTCTACTGAAGCTGTAAACTTAATTCCTGAGGATATGCGCAAGGCAAAAGCAAGATGTAATGTGGCACGTAATAAGCTCCTGCGAATCTTGCAAAAGAAGGATGTTATTATTCGAGAATAtaacaaaaaatcaca gcttttaattaaagaaataaaacagacaaaatctgAATATGCATACCATCAGCAACAGTTGTTGAA GATGAGGCTCAatggcaaaaacaaaaatgacaaaacagaGAGAATTCAAAAG GTCCGCAGTATGTGGACATTTGTAATGGACACTCTTACAtctctgaaaaaggaaattgaaatcGTAGACTCTGTAATTGAAGGGCGTGTTGATCTGTACACTTTAACTGGAACTAATGTCAATGTTCCACAGCTGTTGGCTGACAGAGTGGAAAGTGAAATCcatgaa GTGTGTACAGGAAATTTATATGAAGGtgaaaatctgaattttttAACAGTCATTCAGTTATTAAATGGAGCCCTGAGGATCTTAAGAGATGAATGTTGTCAATTTGAATCAAAACATTTCACGGACATCAAGAATACAAGTgaattccaaaataaaatactattgaACTTGAAAGCAGTGAG GCAAAAAATAGAAGAGCAGCATTGTAAGTCATTGAGAGAATTGatttctggaaaacagaaggagcTGGAAATGAAGTGGAAAAGCCATCTTGACCAGTGTCCTTATTCTTTAAAGAGAGGTCAGGATCCA gATCTTGATTTATTAGAAGCTGTGTCATGCTTTTTTCATCCTGCAGAAGAAGCTTATAAGGATACAGTCTCATTTCAACTTGAAATACCGCTTTTAG ATATTTATGACTCCATTTGTGAGAAAAATTACCAGAAAGATGAAGAGACCTCGGGAAGTATGATGGATAATTCAACACTACAACCAACAAGATG gatCTCTTCAGTATCTTTGGACTTGTCAGGAGCATCTGAAAGCAAAGACATGTTAATTGAAAAG GACTTCCGTACTGAAACTTacaatgggaaagaaaaacccGTCACTCCAAAGATCTCAGAGGAGATGGAGGACCTCATCATTTCAGTTGAGGAGAATACAGTTACCTGCACAAGGTCTGCCGTCCAAAAGGAAGACCTTCTTAAGAAAGCCACAGAGGAACTGGCAGAAGAG GTTGCAAAAACTGTGACATCTGAGTCACCTCAGAGTGGTGGAGGAAAAGGAATAACATTAGAAGATCTCATTAGCTCACAGGCTTTTAACCCATTTTTGACAAGGCAACAAATTCCCCGAACTCCTGAAAATCTGC TTACTGAAATCAGAAGCTCATGGAGAAAAGCTATTCAGACTGACGAATCACCAGACGTAGAGCTGGCCCCAGCTGAAGTCATGACAGAAGAATCTCCAATGGATGCTAGTACTACTGTGCAGAATGAAACAGATACTACTTTAGTCAGGTCTACCTCTGCATCTCCTGTATTTGACTTTGATTCTACTTCGACAGAATTTAAAGCTCAGAACCAGATGAGGAAAAGTAATATCAGTGGATGTCCAGTTTGGGAAACATCTGGAGTACAAGAGAATGAAGGCGATAAAGAACAGGAATTAGAGCGCACTGTTTTGAGCAGAATTTCTGTAGACAAGACAGAAGAACCTGCTTCTCTAGATGTAGAAAACAGCATAAATACTCCAGATAAATTTTCAGAACGCAATAGTAGAATAAATACTGTACCCTCAAACCAACTTTGGGATTCCCTAGTGGATAGAATTCTGCAGTGGGATGCACCTTCAGTGTTAATGTCTGACAGCTGTGAAGTAACTGAGGCAGGAATACTTCATGAGACTCTTCCAAAAGAATTTGATAGCATAGATCCTAATAAATCTACAAGCTCGGAGTCTGATTGTGATGTATTGAACAGCAAGGATATACCTGGTAGTACAAAAATTAAAGGCTGTGTTGAAGAATTAAATATAGATCGACTGTCTCTGGTCAGCAGATACgaaatgctgaaagaaaatgcaTCTGGAAATAGAGAGAAACTGCATCATACACATGCTGGAGATGAATCTGTAAGTTACATATCAGACCTAAATCTTAgaccagaaaaagaaagagatgacTTATGCAGCACTAGGGATCTATTCAGTTTGGATGAAGAGTTTACCAAGGCACCATCACCATTATCttttcccaaaggaaataaTTCCTTGTCACCTTTGCTGATGTTCACTCAAGATCTGGAGGAAATGGCATCAAAGATACACAAAATCTCATCAAACTTAGTACGTAAACTGAAGG GTGAAGAGCAGTTGAATGAGAAGCTGCACACACAGGAATCATCTTCAGGACAGAATTTGTAG
- the HAUS6 gene encoding HAUS augmin-like complex subunit 6 isoform X1, giving the protein MAARWGPLGRGTGTGKEKGKGKGKVAAAAALRLLPSGVPAKAADWKRRHLWFCLLALGFDPQAAEKFLDRELHLGVSMFDAPNAAAFHVVAQFLFSKLDPVRAAKVFRDCLLPEQITRDTEFRKQCCSWLKDIANESKNYLPPIVTSSFLSPAGSKFIHLMYRFARYVMIKNLKKNSVGSDTSSTEAVNLIPEDMRKAKARCNVARNKLLRILQKKDVIIREYNKKSQLLIKEIKQTKSEYAYHQQQLLKMRLNGKNKNDKTERIQKVRSMWTFVMDTLTSLKKEIEIVDSVIEGRVDLYTLTGTNVNVPQLLADRVESEIHEVCTGNLYEGENLNFLTVIQLLNGALRILRDECCQFESKHFTDIKNTSEFQNKILLNLKAVRQKIEEQHCKSLRELISGKQKELEMKWKSHLDQCPYSLKRGQDPDLDLLEAVSCFFHPAEEAYKDTVSFQLEIPLLDIYDSICEKNYQKDEETSGSMMDNSTLQPTRWISSVSLDLSGASESKDMLIEKDFRTETYNGKEKPVTPKISEEMEDLIISVEENTVTCTRSAVQKEDLLKKATEELAEEVAKTVTSESPQSGGGKGITLEDLISSQAFNPFLTRQQIPRTPENLLTEIRSSWRKAIQTDESPDVELAPAEVMTEESPMDASTTVQNETDTTLVRSTSASPVFDFDSTSTEFKAQNQMRKSNISGCPVWETSGVQENEGDKEQELERTVLSRISVDKTEEPASLDVENSINTPDKFSERNSRINTVPSNQLWDSLVDRILQWDAPSVLMSDSCEVTEAGILHETLPKEFDSIDPNKSTSSESDCDVLNSKDIPGSTKIKGCVEELNIDRLSLVSRYEMLKENASGNREKLHHTHAGDESVSYISDLNLRPEKERDDLCSTRDLFSLDEEFTKAPSPLSFPKGNNSLSPLLMFTQDLEEMASKIHKISSNLVRKLKGEEQLNEKLHTQESSSGQNL; this is encoded by the exons ATGGCGGCCCGGTGGGGGCcgctggggagggggacggggacggggaaagagaaggggaaggggaaggggaaggtggcggcggcggccgctcTGCGCCTGTTGCCGTCGGGAGTTCCAGCCAAGGCCGCGGACTGGAAGCGAAGGCACCTCTGGTTCTGCCTGCTGGCGCTCGGCTTTGACCCGCAGGCTGCGGAGAAGTTCTTGGACAGGGAGCTGCACCTGGGAGT GTCCATGTTCGATGCGCCCAACGCGGCTGCCTTCCACGTCGTCGCCCAGTTCCTGTTCAGCAAGCTGGATCCAGTGCGCGCAGCCAAAGTGTTCAG GGATTGTTTGTTACCAGAACAAATAACCAGAGATACTGAATTTAGGAAGCAATGTTGTTCATGGCTAAAAGATATCGCA aatgaaagcaaaaactATCTTCCTCCAATTGTgacttcttcatttctttctcctgctgGTTCTAAATTTATTCACCTAATGTATCGGTTTGCAAGATACGTAATGATTAAGAACCTGAAAAAGAACTCTGTAG GCAGCGATACATCTTCTACTGAAGCTGTAAACTTAATTCCTGAGGATATGCGCAAGGCAAAAGCAAGATGTAATGTGGCACGTAATAAGCTCCTGCGAATCTTGCAAAAGAAGGATGTTATTATTCGAGAATAtaacaaaaaatcaca gcttttaattaaagaaataaaacagacaaaatctgAATATGCATACCATCAGCAACAGTTGTTGAA GATGAGGCTCAatggcaaaaacaaaaatgacaaaacagaGAGAATTCAAAAG GTCCGCAGTATGTGGACATTTGTAATGGACACTCTTACAtctctgaaaaaggaaattgaaatcGTAGACTCTGTAATTGAAGGGCGTGTTGATCTGTACACTTTAACTGGAACTAATGTCAATGTTCCACAGCTGTTGGCTGACAGAGTGGAAAGTGAAATCcatgaa GTGTGTACAGGAAATTTATATGAAGGtgaaaatctgaattttttAACAGTCATTCAGTTATTAAATGGAGCCCTGAGGATCTTAAGAGATGAATGTTGTCAATTTGAATCAAAACATTTCACGGACATCAAGAATACAAGTgaattccaaaataaaatactattgaACTTGAAAGCAGTGAG GCAAAAAATAGAAGAGCAGCATTGTAAGTCATTGAGAGAATTGatttctggaaaacagaaggagcTGGAAATGAAGTGGAAAAGCCATCTTGACCAGTGTCCTTATTCTTTAAAGAGAGGTCAGGATCCA gATCTTGATTTATTAGAAGCTGTGTCATGCTTTTTTCATCCTGCAGAAGAAGCTTATAAGGATACAGTCTCATTTCAACTTGAAATACCGCTTTTAG ATATTTATGACTCCATTTGTGAGAAAAATTACCAGAAAGATGAAGAGACCTCGGGAAGTATGATGGATAATTCAACACTACAACCAACAAGATG gatCTCTTCAGTATCTTTGGACTTGTCAGGAGCATCTGAAAGCAAAGACATGTTAATTGAAAAG GACTTCCGTACTGAAACTTacaatgggaaagaaaaacccGTCACTCCAAAGATCTCAGAGGAGATGGAGGACCTCATCATTTCAGTTGAGGAGAATACAGTTACCTGCACAAGGTCTGCCGTCCAAAAGGAAGACCTTCTTAAGAAAGCCACAGAGGAACTGGCAGAAGAG GTTGCAAAAACTGTGACATCTGAGTCACCTCAGAGTGGTGGAGGAAAAGGAATAACATTAGAAGATCTCATTAGCTCACAGGCTTTTAACCCATTTTTGACAAGGCAACAAATTCCCCGAACTCCTGAAAATCTGC TTACTGAAATCAGAAGCTCATGGAGAAAAGCTATTCAGACTGACGAATCACCAGACGTAGAGCTGGCCCCAGCTGAAGTCATGACAGAAGAATCTCCAATGGATGCTAGTACTACTGTGCAGAATGAAACAGATACTACTTTAGTCAGGTCTACCTCTGCATCTCCTGTATTTGACTTTGATTCTACTTCGACAGAATTTAAAGCTCAGAACCAGATGAGGAAAAGTAATATCAGTGGATGTCCAGTTTGGGAAACATCTGGAGTACAAGAGAATGAAGGCGATAAAGAACAGGAATTAGAGCGCACTGTTTTGAGCAGAATTTCTGTAGACAAGACAGAAGAACCTGCTTCTCTAGATGTAGAAAACAGCATAAATACTCCAGATAAATTTTCAGAACGCAATAGTAGAATAAATACTGTACCCTCAAACCAACTTTGGGATTCCCTAGTGGATAGAATTCTGCAGTGGGATGCACCTTCAGTGTTAATGTCTGACAGCTGTGAAGTAACTGAGGCAGGAATACTTCATGAGACTCTTCCAAAAGAATTTGATAGCATAGATCCTAATAAATCTACAAGCTCGGAGTCTGATTGTGATGTATTGAACAGCAAGGATATACCTGGTAGTACAAAAATTAAAGGCTGTGTTGAAGAATTAAATATAGATCGACTGTCTCTGGTCAGCAGATACgaaatgctgaaagaaaatgcaTCTGGAAATAGAGAGAAACTGCATCATACACATGCTGGAGATGAATCTGTAAGTTACATATCAGACCTAAATCTTAgaccagaaaaagaaagagatgacTTATGCAGCACTAGGGATCTATTCAGTTTGGATGAAGAGTTTACCAAGGCACCATCACCATTATCttttcccaaaggaaataaTTCCTTGTCACCTTTGCTGATGTTCACTCAAGATCTGGAGGAAATGGCATCAAAGATACACAAAATCTCATCAAACTTAGTACGTAAACTGAAGG GTGAAGAGCAGTTGAATGAGAAGCTGCACACACAGGAATCATCTTCAGGACAGAATTTGTAG